CTATGATCGATGGAACAATCAATATCAAACATATTCACAATCATTGGGATGAAATCTTGCGTCTGGCTGCTTCCATTAAACAGGGAACTGTGACAGCTTCATTAATATTGCAAAAGTTAGGAAGTTATCCTCGTCAAAATGGATTAGCAATAGCACTACGAGAGCTTGGTCGAATTGAGCGCAGCTTGTTTACTCTAGATTGGCTGCAAAATATTGAACTGCGCCGTTGTATGAATGCCGGATTAAATAAAGGGAAAGCTAAAAACGCCTTAGCAAGAGCTGTATTTTTCAATTGACTTGGTGAAATACGCGAACGCAGCTTTGAAAACCAACGCTATCGTGCTTCTGGTCTTAACCTTGTAGTAGCAACAATCATTTTATGGAACATAGTCTATTTGGAGCAAGTAATCCAATTCTTAAAAGATCGCGGTCAGCTAATTAATGAAAATCTTTTAAGACATTTATAACCTCTTGGGCGGGAACATATCAATTTGGCTGGAGATTATGTTTGGCGACAGAATAAATCAGTTGGAAAAGGAAATTCAGAACATTACGAGTAATTTCAAAACCTTAACGTGCTTTATAATCCAAATTCTGAGGTGACCTCTATTATAAGAGACTGTTGTCGAATTCATAGATTCGAGTTCTTTTTTTCTAGGAGGCGACAGTCTCTTATTTGAGATCGCAGGCGTTCTCTTAACACCCAAATTCCGGTAGTCCTAAACATGTAATACTAGGAAAAGATTTGATTTGACTTTAGTGTGTCAATTAAGGTTTCTTCTTTTGTCTACATCGAGAGGAAACTAATGACAATCATATGCCCTGCTTGCAATGCTTTAACAATTAAGAAAAATGGCCACATTCATAACGGAAAACAAAATCATCAATGTCTTTCTTGCGGGAGACAATTTGTTCTCAATCCAGACAAGAAATGCATACCAGAAGAAGAAAGAGCAAAAATTCGCCAGGCATTGCTTGAAAGGGTTTCCCTTGAGGGGATTTGTAGGATTTTCAACGTCAGTATGCCATGGCTACTAAAATTTATGGATGAAATCATTCGCGAACTCCCAGAAAATTTGAATACCAACATCATTGAAAGTGAAGAGTTTGAAATCGCCACTTTTGAACTAGATGAGCAATGGAGTTATGTCGGGAAAAAGAAAAATCCTCAAAGGTTATGGCTGGTTTTTCATAGTCCTACAAGACAAGTTTTAGCAATGCATGTAGGAAAAAGGGATAAGGAATCTGCAGAATGTTTATTAGCAAAATTGCCGGAAGATTTAAAAAAAAAGCCATCTTTTACAAAGATAAGTTCTCAATCTATTTTGAAGTTATACCTTGGTTGCAACACCGGCCAGTTGGCAAAGAATCCGGTAAGACGAGCTACATTGAAAGATTTAATAACACCCTTAGACAAAGATGTTCTCGGCTTGTGAGAAAGACGCTCTCTTTTTCAAAAAAGATGTCTAATCATGTTGGAATGATCAAATATTTTATTTGTCATTACAACCAGCAGAAAGCATTACATGTTTAGGACTACCCAAATTCCGCATTTTGATCGTCATCTCTGGCGTGGCATGGAAGACATCACTTATTCCCCTTATACCAATAGGTTCCTCTTGACTCTCCGCCTTTCCAAACCTAAGTTTTGAGTCCTTTTCCCTTTGGACTGACATGAAGATCTCACAGATGAAAGGGCAAAAAAACTCAGATTAAATTATTTTCTTCCCCCTTTCTCTTATATCGCTATTTTTTATGGCAAAAGAATTTCAGCCATTATCCCTGTTTCTTCTAAATAAATTTAATTAAATGCCCTTCCTCTACATATTTCTCATTTAAGATTGAAAACAAACCTATCTACAATTATTATAAATCAGTTAAGAATCAATAAAAACCTAAAACAAATCAATTTAATTATATGAATTCCAGTTCAGCTATTACTTACATTTCCCCTGCTTTATTTACAATTATTAAGCAAGGAAGCATCGAGCAAGAGAAAGCCTTCACTTCTCCTGTTATTTCTGAAGACAATCAATTTCTTCCCAATGAAGTTTTGACGCATATTTTTAATTTCTACAAACGAATGACAGCAAGTCAGCAGCCATTTCTATTGACGAGCAAGCAATGGTATGTCATTGCAATGTCGGATCCATTTATACGCCTTGCCCAAGCCGTTTTTAGAATTAATCGAGCCGCAGATGTAAAAGGAGAATTTCGGATTAACTGTTCTGATATGTGGCCTTCCTCTCCAATGACAGTTCACGAATTCCATCAATTGCTAAAACTCGATAAACAAAAGATCTGCTTGGAAAGAATTTTCCATTTCAATGAGCAGTTGTTTTCACAGCCATTTCAAGGCTATTTTTACCCTCTCCTGCATGTGGTAAGGTGGGATCCCAATCAATTTTTAAAGAGCGAAGATATAGAAGTCCAAACTTGTGCTTTAAATCATTTGGCTTTTTATGAGTTGATGAAGAGCCCCGTCGAACAATGGCAAAAGTCTCTAACGGACGGAACGATTAACTGGGATGCGCTTTATGGAGGAGCTAGCAATCCTAGCGATCCTCAATCCCCTCCTCTTTCTCAATCTGCCGCAAAAAATTTGGAAGCTTTAATGGCCACGCTTTCCTCTTCGAAAGAAGATCGTCCTCATATTTTAAATATCTTGCAACTCCATGGCTTGGCTATTCGAAAAGCGCCACCAAAAATTCAAGCTGATTTAGAAGCGGCCTTAATTGCCGTTGAGCAAAATCCATTGGCTTTTGACCATGTGGATCCTTCCCTTCACATTTATCGAAATCTTGTTTTAACGGCAGTCAGGCAAAATGGCCGGGCTTATAACAAGCTAACTAACCATTTACGCTATGATATAGAAGTCCTGGCAATTGCCCTTAATCAAGATTTAACAATTTTAGACAATGGTAGTCCACTCGAAGAGTATACAATTAGCTTTTATAGCCTTAGGCAACTAGCTAAGGATCTATCACAAATAACTATAAATAATATAGAAGACGAAGAATTTGATATATACGGTGAGCCAAGAGAAGACTCTTTACTGCCAAAATGCCTGCATGCAATTGCGCTTTTACCGCATATCCAGAATATCGAGAATAAAGATTTACGCCAGCAAGCAATAATCCAGTACGCGCATCGCTGGAGCCGTATGGCTGTTCGATGCCTTAATAAATTGTTGCCTATGTATCAAAAAAAAGCTGGCTGTCCGCTCGAACTTATTCTCTCTAATCTAAGCTCATGTCTGCTTACGAATAATTTTACAGGGTTTAAATCAGATCTGAAGAATGCAATCTTTGGAAAATTTTTGCATGGTGTAAATGAAAAAGGCGTTTTAGAAGAGCTGACAAGCGATCCGGAAACCGTCACAGCAGAGCAATTGCAAATCCATTTTAAGCGTTTACTGATTTTTTTCATGGAAAGCGTGGAGCTAGATCCTTCAAGTCCTGAATGCTCAAAAATTTTAGGTATTTTAGATGATCTAAATCCTTCGGCTTCAAAAGAGGATGTCCTACGCCAGATGGAGGAAATATTTCTCCATTTAGAACACATTTTGTCAGGAACCCTAACTCAAGCCATGATTTCAAAAGAAACCAAGCCCTCTTCACAAGAAGATTGGGCCGCTTGGAAGGCAGCACTCAAAGGTCCCTTAAAGCTATGGCCTCTTTTAAGGGCCTTCAACCGCCTATTTATCATTGATCTTCATGCTCGCCTGATTATGTTGAATCGTCTTCTAGGAGACCAAGAAAAAATTGTGGCAGAATATCGCAATTTTCCTGATCATAAAACAAAATCCCTTTCCTTTATCGTTAAAGACAGCGAAATTGTTATTCAGGTTAAACGTTTAGGGCATTTATTGAATTATGAAAACTGCTCCATTCAATCTGAGGTATTAATGCGCGCCTCCGCTCAAGATCTGAGCAATTGGGATATGAATGTTCGGGTAAATATTATGAGGCCTACAGAAGGCAATGAGCAATTCGAGAAGGCTTATAACAAGCTTTTAACGTTGCTTGATTTTCTGGAAATGCCTTACGAAGAATTTTACCCTTATTAAATGTCTTTAACTTTCACAAGGCTCCCAGATTGCTTAGAAATATGGAAATCTTAAAAGAACTTTTTAATAATAGAATCTAAGAATAGAGAGCCTTTGCATGAGCTGAATTAAAAATACCTAATGCCATCTAAGAAACTGTCCTAAAGCCCATCATGACCTATATTTGAAATGATTTTCTCCTGGAGGAAAAGAACTCGAACCTGGATCATTAGCGGTTTTAGGACGGCCTCTAAAGAAAAGATGAACGGCATTAAAAATAAGCAGGAAATAATTTATAATTTTTATGACCTCCATTATCTATCAAATTCCCCTTCCGGCTTTATTTAAAAAAAATGAAAATGAAAAAGTTCAAGTGCCTGCTAGCAATGGGGACGATTATCGGCTATCAAGCGATCTTATTTTGCACATTTTCCAATTCTGCAAGCAAACACCGAGCTCCTTATTTCCTTTCTTATTAACGAGTAAACAATGGTATGCGATAGCCATGTCAGATCCGTTTATTCGCCTTGCCCAAGCTGTTTTTAAAGTTAATCAAAGCGAATTTTTAAAAGGAGAAATCAAAGTCAACTGTTCTCATATATGGCCTTCCTCTCCAATGACAGATTATGAATTTCAAACATTGCTGGAACTAGATAGACAAAAAAAATGTTTGGAAACAATTTTCCATTTCAACTTACAGCTTTTCTCAAAGACATTTAAAGGCTATTTCCATCCTCTTTTGCATGCTGTAAGATGGGATCCTACTCACTTTTCAAAAAGTAAAGATCCGGAGATAAGCGCCCTTGGTTTGAATCACTTGGCTTTTTATGCTTTAATGACGTGTCCTACCAAACAATGGCGAGCGTCCTTAACGAACGGAACGATTAACTGGGATGAACTTTATGGCGGAGCTTGCAATCCCACAACCCCTGATGCCTCTCTTTCCCAGTCAGCTGAAGTAAGTTTAGAAAGCTTAATGGCAAAGCTTTCTGCCTCAAAAGAAGAGCGTCCTCATATTCTAAATATCTTAAAACTCCATGGCTTGGCCATTCAAAACGCGCCTAAAGAAATTCAAGCAGATTTGGAAGCCGCCTTTATTGCCGTTAGGCAAAATGGATTGGCACTTGCTTATTTAGATTCTACTCTTCCCGTTTATCGCAATCTTGTTTTAATAGGAGTAAGACAAAATAGCCATGCCTATAACAAATTAACCAATTATTTACGCTACGATATAGAAGTCTTGGCAATTGCACTTAATCAAGACTTGAAAATTTTACAAAGATTTAGTGCGCTCGAAGCCGATATTACCTTTTACAGCCTTAGGCAGCTAGCTGAGGATTTATCCCAAATAAATCAAGATCATCTGACTAGCCAAGAGGCAAGCAAAGAGTCTTTGCTGCAAAAATGTCTGCAGGCGATCACTCTTTTACCAAGTATCGCAAAAATTGAGAGTCAGAGCTTGCGTCTAGAAACCATAGTCACGAATGCGCATCGTTGGAGCCGTATTGTTCTCAGCTATCAAAATAAATTGCTATCCATGTATAGAGAACAGGCAGGCGGTCCATTTGAGCGTATTGTCCTTAACCTAAAGGCATGCTTGCTTACTAAACCTTGCCTCTCTTTTAAGGATGACCTTAAGTATGCAGTCTTTGGAAAGTTTTTACATTGCGCAAATGACGAAGGAATAAAAAAAGAATTGGAAGTGATAAGTCATGATCCAGAAGCCCTAACAGATGAAGAATTGACTCTTCATTTTAAGCGTTTATTGACTTTTTTCATGGAAAATGTCGAATTAGATCCGACGACTCCTGCATGCCGTGACATATTGAAGAAGCTAGATTCTTCGACTTCAATCGTAAATGCCCTAGATAAGATGGAGGCAATATACAAAGACTTGGAAACAAGTCTTTCTAAACAAATAGAACAAGAAAAAATAGCTCTCAAAAAGGCCCTATCCTTGTCAGAAGAAGAGTTGAATGCTTTGGCTTGGCAAAATGTTTTGACTAGCCACTTGAAGCTATGGCCGCTGCTAAAAGCCTTTAATCGAACAATTCTTTTGGATATTCATGCGCGCATAATTACATTAAACCGCTTGTTAGGAGATCAACAGCCTCTGGTAAAACATAATCATGAGTTGTCCGATTCTACAACTAAGTCTATTGAATTTATATTTAAAGACGGACAAGTGTTTATCCGTGTTAAACGTCTCGGGTATTTACGTAATTATGAAAATTGTTCAATCCTATCTAATATATTCATGCGTGCCTCTATTCAGGATCTGAGTCAATGGGATGTTAAGGCTTGGGTAAATATAAGCAAACCTGAAGAAGCTGACAGCCAATTCAAAAAGGATTATGCCAAGCTTATAGAGATACTGGATATAATGAAAATTCCCTTCGAAGAAACCGCTATTCTCAATTAAATTAAACGCTTCATCCTGGCTAAATATAGGCAAGGTTTAATCTTTGCTTAGATTAGCTTTAAGAAGGGAAATTCTTTGCGGATTTTCTCAATTGCCTGCAGCGAAAATTCGCAGCCTTGAATATCAAGCTCTTTTAAAGTCGAGCGCAAGCGAATGAATTGAAGCAAGGCGGCCTCGCCTAGGTTGGAACAATGTCTTATACTCAACTGTTCTAATTGAAAGGCGCGCAAGCCAAGCTCAATCAAGGTGTTATCCGTTAGCTCCGGGCAATAACTAAGCGTCAACGTATGCAACTGAGGGCAAGCCGAAATGAGATCCGCAATTCCCTTATCCGTTAAATAGCGGCATTCTTCCAGATTGAGCTCGATCAAATGTGGACAACTGCGGCCGATCAGCTTGAGATCATCATCCTTCACTTGGTGGCAGCGAGATAAACTGAGCGAAATGAGCTGCCTAAAGCGATTAAATTCCCCCCATGTTTGATAGTTCAAGTGAAGATTGCCGTCCAGATTGAGTTTTTTTAACCCGGGAAAGTGGCGGCTCGCTTCTTGAAGATGAAACGGGCGCACCCAGGGGCAACTGGATAAATTCAGCTCGATCAAAGATTTCGGCAAATAGCTAAATTGGTCCACATAATCAAAAGAGCCGCTTAAATCAATTCCTATCAGCTTGGGACACCGACTGACCAAATTGGCATAAAGAGGATCCTTACTAAGATTTTCAGAAAACATCAAATGAGTCAGCCAAGGAGCAAAGAGAGTGAATTGTTCTAACGTGCTTTGCTTGTAATCCAGAATTTCTATCCTTAGATCCGCATCATGTTCGATCGGCAAAAAACGCAAGCCATAGCCCTGTCGATTAAAGAAATGGCAACATTCCTCTTTCCAATCAACAAAGAACTGACGATGGGCTTCCAATAGGGTTTGTACGACATTATCTCGTGTAATATAGCGGCTTAAGATTTTTGCACAGTCTTTCACCAGTCCGGGCAGATCCCAGGCTTTTGCTTGACGCATTAAGGCGAGCAATTCGGGATATTCCTGCCGCCACAGATCTGCAATCTCCCCCTTTAAAATATAGGTTTGAATGAGGGTGAAAATAGCTAAAGAAGTCCCTGCTAATATCCATCGGTCATTTAACTCATCAAAGCAGCGCTTAAATATCTCGTAAAAAAATGAGCTGCTTGTCCCAAACAATAGGCTATTGACGATAACCCAATGGCCTTCAATTTCTAGATGGATGGTAAAAAAAAGGGCAGGCTGGAAATAAAGAAAAGGCTCTAGCAAACCATAATGCAGCTGAATTAAAGCGGCTAAGCGCTTGGCGTCATATAAAGACAAACGGCCAAGGTATAACTGCTTTGCTCCCCAGCGCATGACGGAACGAATGAAAGCCGGATGTCGGGCACACCAAGCGGCATCTTCGCAGCCATATTCAAAAAAGGCCAGCAGATCATCAAAATGGCGAGTTAAAGCAAGAAAAAGCTCTTTATCCGAGTCCCGTGCAGCATAAAATTTCAACTCGTTCGGTAAAAAATCCGGCTCTTGCATGAATAGACCTCTTTCGAAATGGCTAATAACCCGAGTTAATAGTCTAGATTCGAGATTATTTTCTCAATTGGAAAAGCACTCGTATCTAGCCGTTATCCATTTCGAAAGCGGTCTAATCAAACCTTTACATGCGCCCTAATAAAGATCGTATTCTAGTAGGCGCGAGTCGATTCCCCCATTATTGAGCACATAGCGCCTCTTAGCTGCCAATCCCACTTCCTTTGCCAACTCCAAATTACCTGTAAAGATAAAGCCTTTCGCAGGTTTTGCAGTCTTTTGCTTTAAGAAATCCCCTAAAGAACGATAAAAGGGACGCAACTGATTTTCATCTTCCAAGCGTCTGCCATGCGGAGGATTTGTTAAAATAAAGGTCGGCGGAATGGAAGGCGTATAGTCACGGAAGTCTGCTTGAGCAATGTCCACATCTTGGCTAAATCCCGCAGCTTTAAGATTAATTTTTGCTGCGCGGACGGCATTTTTGCTAATATCTATGCCAAATAGATGATTGGGAAGAAGAGCTGTTCGCTTTTCATCGATCTTGTTGCGCACTTTGAGCCACTCATCGGAGCGATAATCCGGATGATTCATAAATCCCCATTGCTGCCTTAAATAACCGGGAGGAGTCTGCGTCGCCATCAAAGCCGCTTCAATCAATAAGGTCCCCGAACCACAGCAAGGATCGAGAAAAACCTGGTCCGGCTGATAATCCGCCAAACGAAGCATGGCTGCTGCTAATGTCTCCTGAACAGGTGCTTCCACAGTTTCCTGCCGATATCCCCTTTTGTGCAGCGGAGTGCCCGATGTATCAAAGCTGAGAATGGCCAGTTGCTGCTGAATATAGAGGTTTAACT
The nucleotide sequence above comes from Candidatus Protochlamydia phocaeensis. Encoded proteins:
- a CDS encoding IS1 family transposase (programmed frameshift), with the translated sequence MTIICPACNALTIKKNGHIHNGKQNHQCLSCGRQFVLNPDKKCIPEEERAKIRQALLERVSLEGICRIFNVSMPWLLKFMDEIIRELPENLNTNIIESEEFEIATFELDEQWSYVGKKKNPQRLWLVFHSPTRQVLAMHVGKRDKESAECLLAKLPEGFKKKAIFYKDKFSIYFEVIPWLQHRPVGKESGKTSYIERFNNTLRQRCSRLVRKTLSFSKKMSNHVGMIKYFICHYNQQKALHV
- a CDS encoding DUF4116 domain-containing protein, which encodes MNSSSAITYISPALFTIIKQGSIEQEKAFTSPVISEDNQFLPNEVLTHIFNFYKRMTASQQPFLLTSKQWYVIAMSDPFIRLAQAVFRINRAADVKGEFRINCSDMWPSSPMTVHEFHQLLKLDKQKICLERIFHFNEQLFSQPFQGYFYPLLHVVRWDPNQFLKSEDIEVQTCALNHLAFYELMKSPVEQWQKSLTDGTINWDALYGGASNPSDPQSPPLSQSAAKNLEALMATLSSSKEDRPHILNILQLHGLAIRKAPPKIQADLEAALIAVEQNPLAFDHVDPSLHIYRNLVLTAVRQNGRAYNKLTNHLRYDIEVLAIALNQDLTILDNGSPLEEYTISFYSLRQLAKDLSQITINNIEDEEFDIYGEPREDSLLPKCLHAIALLPHIQNIENKDLRQQAIIQYAHRWSRMAVRCLNKLLPMYQKKAGCPLELILSNLSSCLLTNNFTGFKSDLKNAIFGKFLHGVNEKGVLEELTSDPETVTAEQLQIHFKRLLIFFMESVELDPSSPECSKILGILDDLNPSASKEDVLRQMEEIFLHLEHILSGTLTQAMISKETKPSSQEDWAAWKAALKGPLKLWPLLRAFNRLFIIDLHARLIMLNRLLGDQEKIVAEYRNFPDHKTKSLSFIVKDSEIVIQVKRLGHLLNYENCSIQSEVLMRASAQDLSNWDMNVRVNIMRPTEGNEQFEKAYNKLLTLLDFLEMPYEEFYPY
- a CDS encoding DUF4116 domain-containing protein: MTSIIYQIPLPALFKKNENEKVQVPASNGDDYRLSSDLILHIFQFCKQTPSSLFPFLLTSKQWYAIAMSDPFIRLAQAVFKVNQSEFLKGEIKVNCSHIWPSSPMTDYEFQTLLELDRQKKCLETIFHFNLQLFSKTFKGYFHPLLHAVRWDPTHFSKSKDPEISALGLNHLAFYALMTCPTKQWRASLTNGTINWDELYGGACNPTTPDASLSQSAEVSLESLMAKLSASKEERPHILNILKLHGLAIQNAPKEIQADLEAAFIAVRQNGLALAYLDSTLPVYRNLVLIGVRQNSHAYNKLTNYLRYDIEVLAIALNQDLKILQRFSALEADITFYSLRQLAEDLSQINQDHLTSQEASKESLLQKCLQAITLLPSIAKIESQSLRLETIVTNAHRWSRIVLSYQNKLLSMYREQAGGPFERIVLNLKACLLTKPCLSFKDDLKYAVFGKFLHCANDEGIKKELEVISHDPEALTDEELTLHFKRLLTFFMENVELDPTTPACRDILKKLDSSTSIVNALDKMEAIYKDLETSLSKQIEQEKIALKKALSLSEEELNALAWQNVLTSHLKLWPLLKAFNRTILLDIHARIITLNRLLGDQQPLVKHNHELSDSTTKSIEFIFKDGQVFIRVKRLGYLRNYENCSILSNIFMRASIQDLSQWDVKAWVNISKPEEADSQFKKDYAKLIEILDIMKIPFEETAILN
- a CDS encoding THUMP domain-containing class I SAM-dependent RNA methyltransferase, which codes for MNGEKSLLFVSCATALEPLLMDELKELGFNHLHVGYRGVFVEEWDWSAIYKINYASRLASRVLLPIARFKCFDRRSLYRHIFEINWPAYLKDGQTFAIDANVHHRELRNSLFAAQVAKDAICDVMRQKVGRRPSVDLQNPDIQLNLYIQQQLAILSFDTSGTPLHKRGYRQETVEAPVQETLAAAMLRLADYQPDQVFLDPCCGSGTLLIEAALMATQTPPGYLRQQWGFMNHPDYRSDEWLKVRNKIDEKRTALLPNHLFGIDISKNAVRAAKINLKAAGFSQDVDIAQADFRDYTPSIPPTFILTNPPHGRRLEDENQLRPFYRSLGDFLKQKTAKPAKGFIFTGNLELAKEVGLAAKRRYVLNNGGIDSRLLEYDLY